One window from the genome of Xiphophorus hellerii strain 12219 chromosome 16, Xiphophorus_hellerii-4.1, whole genome shotgun sequence encodes:
- the epn3a gene encoding epsin-3 isoform X1, with the protein MQSSSLRRQMKNMVNNYTEAEIKVREATSNDPWGPSSTLMAEIADLTYNVVAFTEVMGMILKRLNDHGKNWRHVYKALTLLDYLVKGGSERVVKSCRDNIYTIQTLKDFQYIDRDGHDQGIHVREKAKQLAALLKDDGKLKSERSQAQKTKSRVGRGNAGHTVRQSQDDFNRCRSPSHNSSLAASPSSRLDPDLEQAIPASSGEEELQLQLALAMSREESEKPPPTVGIDEQTQLQIAMKLSKEEAQKPVKRAPPPALEMDEDAELQLALSLSKEEHQQEQRTRRGDDSDLQKALEESKREMEGKGGTAFMDLVDIFAVPKDAPPSDIRWNNTSHQAATGARATDPWDSLEDKTPRADSPWMVPPSQSPPPPWEPPAYPWDALQDISKPKAQDWTSASSGVDPFLAPSDKTATTGAFMQPPLRSGSPSDGDLFDEAMDGGHASINGQDEDNSDLFNMSGLRDSLANTKPRTCRTPESFLGPTAASLVDLNVLIPTNPPAKTTNPFLAGLSAPSAVNPFQAEQPKVSLNEMSSSFASPVSQSTSLPYSASLPLPTSHQGAAIPSSLTHPTPPGLELPVKLPEPLLPFSSASNEESQASQININPFL; encoded by the exons ATGCAGAGTTCATCGCTTCGCCGGCAGATGAAAAACATGGTCAACAACTACACGGAGGCCGAGATCAAGGTCCGAGAGGCCACCTCCAACGACCCATGGGGACCCTCTTCCACCCTCATGGCTGAAATTGCAGACTTGACCTACAACGTGGTGGCCTTCACCGAAGTCATGGGAATGATTCTGAAGAGGCTGAATGATCACGGCAAAAACTGGCGCCACGTTTACAAAGCGCTCACGCTACTAGACTACCTGGTCAAAGGGGGCTCTGAGCGTGTGGTCAAATCATGCCGGGATAACATATACACCATTCAGACGCTTAAAGACTTCCAGTACATAGACCGAGACGGACATGACCAGGGTATCCATGTCCGAGAGAAGGCTAAGCAACTGGCGGCTCTGTTGAAGGACGACGGGAAACTGAAGAGCGAGAGGAGCCAGGCACAGAAGACTAAGTCACGGGTAGGAAGAGGCAACGCTGGACACACAGTACGCCAGAGCCAGGACGACTTCAACAGATGCAGATCACCATCGCATAACT CCTCCCTTGCAGCCTCCCCTTCATCTCGACTTGACCCAGACCTCGAACAAGCCATTCCAGCTTCTAGTGGAgaagaggagctgcagctgcagctggctCTGGCTATGAGCCGAGAAGAAAGTGAAAAG CCACCTCCCACAGTGGGAATTGATGAGCAGACTCAGCTCCAGATCGCAATGAAACTCAGCAAAGAGGAAGCGCAGAAG CCAGTGAAGCGGGCACCCCCTCCTGCTCTGGAAATGGACGAGGATGCCGAGCTCCAGTTAGCCTTGAGCCTGAGCAAGGAGGAACACCAGCAG GAGCAGCGCACTCGCCGAGGAGATGATTCTGATCTCCAGAAAGCCTTGGAGGAGAGCAAACGtgaaatggagggaaaaggagGG ACGGCCTTCATGGACCTGGTTGATATTTTCGCGGTACCTAAAGATGCACCGCCTAGTGACATTCGCTGGAATAACACTTCACACCAGGCAGCAACTGGAGCCAGGGCCACAGACCCCTGGGACTCTCTAG AAGACAAGACTCCAAGAGCTGATTCCCCCTGGATGGTGCCACCTTCCCAAAGCCCCCCACCACCGTGGGAACCTCCAGCGTACCCTTGGGATGCGCTCCAAGACATCTCCAAACCCAAAGCCCAAGATTGGACTTCTG CGTCCTCTGGAGTTGATCCGTTCTTAGCTCCGTCTGACAAAACAGCCACTACAGGAGCATTCATGCAACCTCCACTTCGAAGTGGAAGCCCTTCAg ATGGGGATCTGTTTGACGAAGCGATGGATGGTGGCCATGCGAGTATTAACGGTCAAGATGAGGACAATTCTGACCTCTTCAATATGTCTGGTCTTAGAGACAGCCTTGCCAACACTAAGCCTCGCACATGCAGGACACCGGAGTCATTCCTCGGTCCCACGGCTGCTTCCTTGGTAGACCTTAATGTGCTCATTCCAACAAATCCTCCTGCAAAGACCACAAACCCATTTTTAGCAG gTCTTAGTGCTCCTTCAGCTGTCAATCCATTCCAAGCCGAGCAGCCAAAAGTCAGCCTGAATGAAATGAGCTCTAGCTTTGCCTCTCCGGTTTCCCAGAGCACCTCTCTGCCATACAGTGCCTCACTGCCCCTGCCTACGAGCCATCAGGGTGCCGCCATACCTTCGTCACTCACCCACCCCACTCCGCCTGGTCTGGAGCTGCCAGTGAAGCTCCCTGAGCCTTTGTTGCCCTTCTCCTCAGCCAGCAATGAAGAATCACAAGCTTCACAAATCAACATAAACCCATTCTTATAA
- the arl16 gene encoding ADP-ribosylation factor-like protein 16 isoform X1 translates to MTSKEVCLLLGATGVGKTLLLKRLQMISLHGSCEMGTPPSTLPTVGTNLTDLTLKKKKVTVREIGGCMGPIWPSYFQDCFSVIFMVDSANIVQISSSCVQLLSVLSAEPLRSTSVLILFNKRDMPCIMSLTEIKSLFRMDDIIASAPQPITTLEASARSGQGLQEVLGWLESVTVK, encoded by the exons ATGACCAGCAAAGAAGTGTGTTTACTTCTTGGGGCAACTGGTGTTGGAAAGACTTTATTACTTAAACGCCTACAAA TGATCAGTTTACATGGTTCATGCGAAATGGGTACGCCTCCATCGACTCTTCCCACA GTAGGAACCAACCTAACAGACCTGACCTTGAAAAAGAAGAAGGTGACAGTGAGGGAAATTGGAGGCTGCATGGGGCCTATATGGCCCAGTTACTTCCAGGACTGCTTCTCTGTTATT ttCATGGTGGATTCAGCCAACATTGTCCAGATATCCTCCTCCTGTGTCCAGTTGCTGTCTGTGCTCTCTGCTGAGCCTCTGCGCAGTACCTCTGTGCTTATTCTCTTCAACAAGAG GGACATGCCTTGTATCATGAGCCTCACAGAGATAAAGTCACTGTTCAGAATGGATGACATCATTGCATCGGCTCCTCAGCCTATCACAACACTGGAGGCCAGTGCCCGCTCTGGACAGGGTTTGCAAGAGGTTCTGGGCTGGCTGGAGTCTGTCACAGTCAAGTGA
- the arl16 gene encoding ADP-ribosylation factor-like protein 16 isoform X2, with product MTSKEVCLLLGATGVGKTLLLKRLQMISLHGSCEMGTPPSTLPTVGTNLTDLTLKKKKVTFMVDSANIVQISSSCVQLLSVLSAEPLRSTSVLILFNKRDMPCIMSLTEIKSLFRMDDIIASAPQPITTLEASARSGQGLQEVLGWLESVTVK from the exons ATGACCAGCAAAGAAGTGTGTTTACTTCTTGGGGCAACTGGTGTTGGAAAGACTTTATTACTTAAACGCCTACAAA TGATCAGTTTACATGGTTCATGCGAAATGGGTACGCCTCCATCGACTCTTCCCACA GTAGGAACCAACCTAACAGACCTGACCTTGAAAAAGAAGAAGGTGACA ttCATGGTGGATTCAGCCAACATTGTCCAGATATCCTCCTCCTGTGTCCAGTTGCTGTCTGTGCTCTCTGCTGAGCCTCTGCGCAGTACCTCTGTGCTTATTCTCTTCAACAAGAG GGACATGCCTTGTATCATGAGCCTCACAGAGATAAAGTCACTGTTCAGAATGGATGACATCATTGCATCGGCTCCTCAGCCTATCACAACACTGGAGGCCAGTGCCCGCTCTGGACAGGGTTTGCAAGAGGTTCTGGGCTGGCTGGAGTCTGTCACAGTCAAGTGA
- the znf750 gene encoding zinc finger protein 750 yields METDQERKPKRPHYIPRPPGKPFKYQCFQCPFTCNEKSHLFNHMKYNLCQNSISLVSQKNGLAPRQSKVVAKAVSVKPKDCTKVLPAVQSLSSEKQGVEEKKDESRDDTEELDVGCDSPVSNDNQSVAKPNILTDRELTESDEAKALPRPSAFSPVTPNREGAEALVATVQRREDSPASNISHPSSPWARTLPFKSFTPLMVPEYPPYLMPERPLYPPYYLSRHIPVNDPNVSSFQPEFIDTQRSLVQPPIAPPQGTPFPTYPYRYCHTLHPGPPLPYTIYRPHELSIPITGHRYFSLDGYGQGFGQKDYDLYMYSHSSHNNSHSSAQGESHQSGDKTTRLSPKEGCSALGSPDRPSQANIVLRDSESSQYTTTGESETSLQLGHTSKVVEPVTKDSRQEESAETLLQLGRHRLDGGLNGSGLHVSLSDKNHQEESDNVAPLNLSKRNQNHEEKSEQRTMGCDPDNVNGTELPLNLSLRASHSSPTYSSAPSPSEDLPPTVDEDLDEEPCDQRQTAALALCQLATASTVASSGDFHIKVQTSEDSMDSTTPDSPKNTKSTKRAKESGLKRRSNSQNESKFQKLSKKTKATGPTLRRRTRC; encoded by the exons ATGGAAACGGATCAGGAGCGCAAGCCAAAAAGGCCTCACTACATCCCTCGGCCGCCAGGCAAACCTTTTAAGTACCAATGTTTCCAGTGTCCTTTCACCTGTAATGAAAAGTCTCATCTCTTCAATCATATGAAATACAATTTGTGTCAAAATTCAATCTCCTTGGTGTCTCAAAAAAATGGACTAGCACCCCGACAATCAAAGGTTGTGGCAAAGGCGGTCTCTGTCAAACCTAAGGATTGTACAAAAGTCCTTCCAGCAGTCCAAAGCCTTAGTTCTGAGAAACAAGGAGTGGAAGAGAAGAAAGACGAGAGCAGAGATGACACAGAAGAGTTAGATGTTGGGTGTGACAGTCCAGTGAGCAACGACAACCAGAGTGTGGCAAAACCAAATATACTCACCGACAGAGAACTCACAGAGAGTGATGAGGCCAAGGCTCTGCCTCGCCCATCTGCATTCTCCCCTGTCACTCCCAACCGTGAAGGTGCCGAGGCCTTGGTAGCAACTGTGCAGCGAAGAGAGGATTCACCAGCCTCTAACATCAGCCATCCAAGCAGCCCGTGGGCCAGAACTCTTCCTTTCAAATCTTTCACCCCTCTCATGGTTCCCGAATACCCTCCCTACCTCATGCCTGAACGACCCCTGTATCCGCCATACTATCTATCCAGACACATCCCCGTAAATGATCCAAACGTCTCATCTTTCCAACCGGAGTTTATAGATACCCAAAGATCTCTGGTGCAACCACCCATTGCCCCACCTCAAGGAACCCCATTCCCCACTTATCCTTACAGATACTGCCACACTCTTCACCCAGGCCCTCCTCTGCCTTACACCATTTACAGACCCCATGAGCTTTCCATTCCAATTACCGGACACAGGTATTTTTCTTTGGATGGCTACGGTCAAGGCTTTGGCCAGAAGGACTATGACTTGTACATGTATTCACATTCCAGTCACAACAACTCTCACAGCTCCGCCCAAGGGGAGAGTCACCAAAGTGGAGACAAAACAACCAGGCTAAGTCCTAAAGAGGGCTGCTCAGCCTTAGGGTCACCTGACAGACCCAGTCAagcaaacattgtcctgagagACTCGGAGTCTTCCCAGTACACGACCACCGGTGAGTCGGAGACCTCCCTCCAGCTTGGCCACACATCTAAAGTTGTGGAACCGGTCACAAAAGATTCAAGACAAGAAGAGTCGGCAGAAACCTTGCTTCAGTTAGGAAGACATCGCTTAGACGGAGG GTTGAATGGAAGCGGTCTACATGTCTCCTTGTCTGATAAGAACCATCAAGAGGAATCAGACAATGTAGCTCCTCTAAACCTGTCAAAAAGAAACCAGAACCATGAGGAGAAATCTGAACAGAGGACGATGGGTTGTGATCCAGATAACGTGAACGGCACAGAGCTCCCTTTGAATCTCAGCCTCCGAGCTTCTCACAGCAGCCCAACCTACAGCTCTGCTCCAAGCCCTTCAGAGGACCTTCCACCTACAGTGGACGAAGATCTGGACGAAGAACCGTGTGACCAGAGGCAGACTGCAGCTCTGGCTCTCTGCCAGCTTGCCACTGCAAGCACTGTAGCCTCTTCAGGTGATTTTCAcattaaagtccagacctctGAAGACTCAATGGACTCCACAACTCCCGACTCTCCAAAAAATACCAAGTCGACTAAAAGAGCTAAAGAGAGTGGTTTGAAAAGACGTAGCAATAGCCAGAATGAGAGCAAATTTCAAAAACtgagcaagaaaacaaaagcaacaggCCCAACTCTGAGGAGGAGGACCCGCTGCTAA
- the epn3a gene encoding epsin-3 isoform X2 has translation MQSSSLRRQMKNMVNNYTEAEIKVREATSNDPWGPSSTLMAEIADLTYNVVAFTEVMGMILKRLNDHGKNWRHVYKALTLLDYLVKGGSERVVKSCRDNIYTIQTLKDFQYIDRDGHDQGIHVREKAKQLAALLKDDGKLKSERSQAQKTKSRVGRGNAGHTVRQSQDDFNRCRSPSHNSSLAASPSSRLDPDLEQAIPASSGEEELQLQLALAMSREESEKPPPTVGIDEQTQLQIAMKLSKEEAQKPVKRAPPPALEMDEDAELQLALSLSKEEHQQEQRTRRGDDSDLQKALEESKREMEGKGGTAFMDLVDIFAVPKDAPPSDIRWNNTSHQAATGARATDPWDSLDKTPRADSPWMVPPSQSPPPPWEPPAYPWDALQDISKPKAQDWTSASSGVDPFLAPSDKTATTGAFMQPPLRSGSPSDGDLFDEAMDGGHASINGQDEDNSDLFNMSGLRDSLANTKPRTCRTPESFLGPTAASLVDLNVLIPTNPPAKTTNPFLAGLSAPSAVNPFQAEQPKVSLNEMSSSFASPVSQSTSLPYSASLPLPTSHQGAAIPSSLTHPTPPGLELPVKLPEPLLPFSSASNEESQASQININPFL, from the exons ATGCAGAGTTCATCGCTTCGCCGGCAGATGAAAAACATGGTCAACAACTACACGGAGGCCGAGATCAAGGTCCGAGAGGCCACCTCCAACGACCCATGGGGACCCTCTTCCACCCTCATGGCTGAAATTGCAGACTTGACCTACAACGTGGTGGCCTTCACCGAAGTCATGGGAATGATTCTGAAGAGGCTGAATGATCACGGCAAAAACTGGCGCCACGTTTACAAAGCGCTCACGCTACTAGACTACCTGGTCAAAGGGGGCTCTGAGCGTGTGGTCAAATCATGCCGGGATAACATATACACCATTCAGACGCTTAAAGACTTCCAGTACATAGACCGAGACGGACATGACCAGGGTATCCATGTCCGAGAGAAGGCTAAGCAACTGGCGGCTCTGTTGAAGGACGACGGGAAACTGAAGAGCGAGAGGAGCCAGGCACAGAAGACTAAGTCACGGGTAGGAAGAGGCAACGCTGGACACACAGTACGCCAGAGCCAGGACGACTTCAACAGATGCAGATCACCATCGCATAACT CCTCCCTTGCAGCCTCCCCTTCATCTCGACTTGACCCAGACCTCGAACAAGCCATTCCAGCTTCTAGTGGAgaagaggagctgcagctgcagctggctCTGGCTATGAGCCGAGAAGAAAGTGAAAAG CCACCTCCCACAGTGGGAATTGATGAGCAGACTCAGCTCCAGATCGCAATGAAACTCAGCAAAGAGGAAGCGCAGAAG CCAGTGAAGCGGGCACCCCCTCCTGCTCTGGAAATGGACGAGGATGCCGAGCTCCAGTTAGCCTTGAGCCTGAGCAAGGAGGAACACCAGCAG GAGCAGCGCACTCGCCGAGGAGATGATTCTGATCTCCAGAAAGCCTTGGAGGAGAGCAAACGtgaaatggagggaaaaggagGG ACGGCCTTCATGGACCTGGTTGATATTTTCGCGGTACCTAAAGATGCACCGCCTAGTGACATTCGCTGGAATAACACTTCACACCAGGCAGCAACTGGAGCCAGGGCCACAGACCCCTGGGACTCTCTAG ACAAGACTCCAAGAGCTGATTCCCCCTGGATGGTGCCACCTTCCCAAAGCCCCCCACCACCGTGGGAACCTCCAGCGTACCCTTGGGATGCGCTCCAAGACATCTCCAAACCCAAAGCCCAAGATTGGACTTCTG CGTCCTCTGGAGTTGATCCGTTCTTAGCTCCGTCTGACAAAACAGCCACTACAGGAGCATTCATGCAACCTCCACTTCGAAGTGGAAGCCCTTCAg ATGGGGATCTGTTTGACGAAGCGATGGATGGTGGCCATGCGAGTATTAACGGTCAAGATGAGGACAATTCTGACCTCTTCAATATGTCTGGTCTTAGAGACAGCCTTGCCAACACTAAGCCTCGCACATGCAGGACACCGGAGTCATTCCTCGGTCCCACGGCTGCTTCCTTGGTAGACCTTAATGTGCTCATTCCAACAAATCCTCCTGCAAAGACCACAAACCCATTTTTAGCAG gTCTTAGTGCTCCTTCAGCTGTCAATCCATTCCAAGCCGAGCAGCCAAAAGTCAGCCTGAATGAAATGAGCTCTAGCTTTGCCTCTCCGGTTTCCCAGAGCACCTCTCTGCCATACAGTGCCTCACTGCCCCTGCCTACGAGCCATCAGGGTGCCGCCATACCTTCGTCACTCACCCACCCCACTCCGCCTGGTCTGGAGCTGCCAGTGAAGCTCCCTGAGCCTTTGTTGCCCTTCTCCTCAGCCAGCAATGAAGAATCACAAGCTTCACAAATCAACATAAACCCATTCTTATAA
- the fn3krp gene encoding ketosamine-3-kinase, with protein sequence MEAKLKKELGTNMLKSTGHAGGGCISEGHSYDTDHGRVFVKINHKSGAKLMFDGEMSSLETILKTETVKVPKPLKVIELDTGGSVFVMEHLDMKSLNKYSKQLGEQLADLHLHNKRLLEKQNKEQQTVGKGAGHTKMDPVEKFGFGVNTCCGYIAQKNEWQSDWVQFYSQQRLEHQLNMVEKSHGDREARELWAKLQLKIPEFFTNVEVVPALLHGDLWGGNVAECADGPVIFDPASFYGHSEFELAISGMFGGFNNSFYSAYHDKIPQTPGFAQRNQLYQLFHYLNHWNHFGGGYRGSSIRIMKNLLK encoded by the exons ATGGAAGCTAAATTAAAGAAAGAACTGGGGACAAATATGCTGAAGTCAACTGGACACGCAGGCGGGGGATGCATCAGTGAGGGCCATAGTTACGACACTGATCACGGCAGAGTGTTTGTGAAGATCAATCACAAAAGCGgg gccAAGTTGATGTTTGATGGAGAGATGTCGAGCCTGGAAACAATTTTAAAGACAGAAACTGTCAAAGTCCCGAAACCACTGAAAGTGATTGAGCTTGACACAGGAGGCAGCGTATTTGTGATGGAGCATCTGGACATGAAAAGTCTGAACAA GTACTCTAAACAGCTGGGAGAGCAGCTGGCGGATCTGCACCTTCACAACAAAAGactgttggaaaaacaaaataaagagcaGCAAACAGTGG GTAAAGGAGCTGGACACACCAAGATGGATCCTGTTGAGAAATTTGGCTTTGGTGTAAATACTTGCTGTGGATATATAGCACAG AAAAATGAGTGGCAGAGCGACTGGGTGCAGTTTTACTCCCAGCAGAGGCTGGAGCACCAACTGAACATGGTGGAGAAATCGCATGGAGATCGAGAGGCCAGAGAGCTGTGGGCAAAACTGCAG CTGAAGATCCCTGAGTTTTTCACCAATGTGGAGGTCGTCCCTGCCCTCCTCCATGGAGACTTGTGGGGGGGCAACGTGGCAGAATGTGCAGATGGCCCAGTCATCTTTGACCCAGCTTCTTTCTATGGCCATTCAGAGTTTGAGCTTGCTATTAGTGGGATGTTTGGTGGCTTCAACAACTCTTTCTACTCTGCTTACCATGATAAGATTCCTCAAACACCAGGGTTTGCACAAAGAAACCAGCTCTACCAACTCTTCCATTACCTGAATCACTGGAATCACTTTGGAGGTGGCTACAGAGGCTCTTCGATAAGGATTATGAAGAATTTGCTCAAATAA
- the epn3a gene encoding epsin-3 isoform X3 — MQSSSLRRQMKNMVNNYTEAEIKVREATSNDPWGPSSTLMAEIADLTYNVVAFTEVMGMILKRLNDHGKNWRHVYKALTLLDYLVKGGSERVVKSCRDNIYTIQTLKDFQYIDRDGHDQGIHVREKAKQLAALLKDDGKLKSERSQAQKTKSRVGRGNAGHTVRQSQDDFNRCRSPSHNSSLAASPSSRLDPDLEQAIPASSGEEELQLQLALAMSREESEKPVKRAPPPALEMDEDAELQLALSLSKEEHQQEQRTRRGDDSDLQKALEESKREMEGKGGTAFMDLVDIFAVPKDAPPSDIRWNNTSHQAATGARATDPWDSLEDKTPRADSPWMVPPSQSPPPPWEPPAYPWDALQDISKPKAQDWTSASSGVDPFLAPSDKTATTGAFMQPPLRSGSPSDGDLFDEAMDGGHASINGQDEDNSDLFNMSGLRDSLANTKPRTCRTPESFLGPTAASLVDLNVLIPTNPPAKTTNPFLAGLSAPSAVNPFQAEQPKVSLNEMSSSFASPVSQSTSLPYSASLPLPTSHQGAAIPSSLTHPTPPGLELPVKLPEPLLPFSSASNEESQASQININPFL, encoded by the exons ATGCAGAGTTCATCGCTTCGCCGGCAGATGAAAAACATGGTCAACAACTACACGGAGGCCGAGATCAAGGTCCGAGAGGCCACCTCCAACGACCCATGGGGACCCTCTTCCACCCTCATGGCTGAAATTGCAGACTTGACCTACAACGTGGTGGCCTTCACCGAAGTCATGGGAATGATTCTGAAGAGGCTGAATGATCACGGCAAAAACTGGCGCCACGTTTACAAAGCGCTCACGCTACTAGACTACCTGGTCAAAGGGGGCTCTGAGCGTGTGGTCAAATCATGCCGGGATAACATATACACCATTCAGACGCTTAAAGACTTCCAGTACATAGACCGAGACGGACATGACCAGGGTATCCATGTCCGAGAGAAGGCTAAGCAACTGGCGGCTCTGTTGAAGGACGACGGGAAACTGAAGAGCGAGAGGAGCCAGGCACAGAAGACTAAGTCACGGGTAGGAAGAGGCAACGCTGGACACACAGTACGCCAGAGCCAGGACGACTTCAACAGATGCAGATCACCATCGCATAACT CCTCCCTTGCAGCCTCCCCTTCATCTCGACTTGACCCAGACCTCGAACAAGCCATTCCAGCTTCTAGTGGAgaagaggagctgcagctgcagctggctCTGGCTATGAGCCGAGAAGAAAGTGAAAAG CCAGTGAAGCGGGCACCCCCTCCTGCTCTGGAAATGGACGAGGATGCCGAGCTCCAGTTAGCCTTGAGCCTGAGCAAGGAGGAACACCAGCAG GAGCAGCGCACTCGCCGAGGAGATGATTCTGATCTCCAGAAAGCCTTGGAGGAGAGCAAACGtgaaatggagggaaaaggagGG ACGGCCTTCATGGACCTGGTTGATATTTTCGCGGTACCTAAAGATGCACCGCCTAGTGACATTCGCTGGAATAACACTTCACACCAGGCAGCAACTGGAGCCAGGGCCACAGACCCCTGGGACTCTCTAG AAGACAAGACTCCAAGAGCTGATTCCCCCTGGATGGTGCCACCTTCCCAAAGCCCCCCACCACCGTGGGAACCTCCAGCGTACCCTTGGGATGCGCTCCAAGACATCTCCAAACCCAAAGCCCAAGATTGGACTTCTG CGTCCTCTGGAGTTGATCCGTTCTTAGCTCCGTCTGACAAAACAGCCACTACAGGAGCATTCATGCAACCTCCACTTCGAAGTGGAAGCCCTTCAg ATGGGGATCTGTTTGACGAAGCGATGGATGGTGGCCATGCGAGTATTAACGGTCAAGATGAGGACAATTCTGACCTCTTCAATATGTCTGGTCTTAGAGACAGCCTTGCCAACACTAAGCCTCGCACATGCAGGACACCGGAGTCATTCCTCGGTCCCACGGCTGCTTCCTTGGTAGACCTTAATGTGCTCATTCCAACAAATCCTCCTGCAAAGACCACAAACCCATTTTTAGCAG gTCTTAGTGCTCCTTCAGCTGTCAATCCATTCCAAGCCGAGCAGCCAAAAGTCAGCCTGAATGAAATGAGCTCTAGCTTTGCCTCTCCGGTTTCCCAGAGCACCTCTCTGCCATACAGTGCCTCACTGCCCCTGCCTACGAGCCATCAGGGTGCCGCCATACCTTCGTCACTCACCCACCCCACTCCGCCTGGTCTGGAGCTGCCAGTGAAGCTCCCTGAGCCTTTGTTGCCCTTCTCCTCAGCCAGCAATGAAGAATCACAAGCTTCACAAATCAACATAAACCCATTCTTATAA
- the arl16 gene encoding ADP-ribosylation factor-like protein 16 isoform X3: MGTPPSTLPTVGTNLTDLTLKKKKVTVREIGGCMGPIWPSYFQDCFSVIFMVDSANIVQISSSCVQLLSVLSAEPLRSTSVLILFNKRDMPCIMSLTEIKSLFRMDDIIASAPQPITTLEASARSGQGLQEVLGWLESVTVK, translated from the exons ATGGGTACGCCTCCATCGACTCTTCCCACA GTAGGAACCAACCTAACAGACCTGACCTTGAAAAAGAAGAAGGTGACAGTGAGGGAAATTGGAGGCTGCATGGGGCCTATATGGCCCAGTTACTTCCAGGACTGCTTCTCTGTTATT ttCATGGTGGATTCAGCCAACATTGTCCAGATATCCTCCTCCTGTGTCCAGTTGCTGTCTGTGCTCTCTGCTGAGCCTCTGCGCAGTACCTCTGTGCTTATTCTCTTCAACAAGAG GGACATGCCTTGTATCATGAGCCTCACAGAGATAAAGTCACTGTTCAGAATGGATGACATCATTGCATCGGCTCCTCAGCCTATCACAACACTGGAGGCCAGTGCCCGCTCTGGACAGGGTTTGCAAGAGGTTCTGGGCTGGCTGGAGTCTGTCACAGTCAAGTGA